A window of Gambusia affinis linkage group LG03, SWU_Gaff_1.0, whole genome shotgun sequence contains these coding sequences:
- the lg03h9orf78 gene encoding telomere length and silencing protein 1 homolog produces the protein MPCGKNFRRRRDSSDDEDEDNGTTQEVRSKVEEAKELQSLRKRQSGVSITALLVGEKLPPEAEIDNDPFKLKTGGVVDMKKVKDRNRDMTEDETDLSLGTSFSAETNRRDEDADMMKYIETELKKKKGLVEAEEQKVKVKNAEDHLYELPESIRVNSAKKTEEMLSNQMLSGIPEVDLGIDAKIKNIIQTEEAKAKLLAEQRNKKKDQGTSFVPTNIAVNYVQHNRFYHEDVNAPQRHHRHKEEPKARPLRVGDTEKPGPEAPSPPNHRKRPNNEKATDDYHYEKFKKMNRRY, from the exons ATGCCGTGTGGCAAAAATTTCAGACGGAGAAGGGATTCGTCCGACGACGAGGACGAAGATAATGGGACTACACAAGAAGTCAG ATCGAAAGTAGAAGAGGCAAAAGAGCTACAGAGCTTGAGGAAACGACAGAGCGGAGTCAG TATAACTGCCTTATTGGTTGGAGAGAAACTCCCACCAGAAGCTGAAATAGAC AATGATCCATTCAAACTGAAGACTGGAGGGGTTGTAGACATGAAGAAAGTGAAAGACAGGAACAGAGACAT GACAGAAGATGAAACAGACCTGAGCCTTGGCACATCATTCTCAGCGGAAACTAACAGAAGAGATGAGGATGCAGACAT GATGAAATATATCGAGACCgagttaaaaaagaagaagggcTTGGTGGAGGCTGAGGAGCAGAAAGTAAAGGTGAAAAATGCGGAGGACCACCTGTACGAGCTGCCAGAGAGTATCAGGGTCAACTCTGCCAAGAAGACGGAAGAGATGTTGTCCAATCAGATGCTGAGCGGAATCCCTGAAGTTGATCTTGGCATTGA tgcaaagataaaaaacatCATCCAGACAGAAGAAGCAAAAGCCAAACTCTTGGCAgaacaaaggaacaaaaagaaagaccAGGGCACTTCTTTTGTCCCCACAAACATTGCTGTAAATTACGTCCAACACAACCGCT TTTACCATGAGGATGTGAATGCACCACAGAGGCATCACAGGCACAAAGAAGAACCCAAAGCTAGACCGCTGCGGGTGGGAGATACAGAGAAACCCGGTCCAGAAG CTCCATCACCACCCAACCACCGCAAACGTCCAAACAACGAAAAAGCCACAGATGACTACCACTATGAGAAGTTTAAGAAGATGAATCGAAGATATTAG
- the nfu1 gene encoding NFU1 iron-sulfur cluster scaffold homolog, mitochondrial: MNTNMATYAQVGRLLGVSARFLRPLASSGCQSSSIYWPSKASRVSNRWPQNAVWLVPGRTMFVQTQDTPNPNSLKFLPGRTVLEEGTMNFAGPRDAFCSPLARQLFRIDGVKSVFLGPDFITITKSNETVEWKVIKPDVYAAIMDFYTSGLPVVNEGSKPSADTAPSEDDDEVVAMIKELLDTRIRPTVQEDGGDVLYRGFDDGIVKLKLQGACTSCPSSIVTLKNGIQNMLQFYIPEVEAVEEVKEDEEAAQV, translated from the exons ATGAACACAAACATGGCGACTTATGCACAGGTCGGGAGGTTGTTGGGTGTTTCAGCAAGATTTTTGCGACC aCTGGCCAGCAGTGGCTGTCAGAGCAGTAGTATCTATTGGCCCTCAAAAGCCTCTAGAGTCTCCAACAGATGGCCACAAAACGCAGTCTGGCTGGTTCCTG gAAGGACCATGTTTGTGCAGACACAGGACACACCAAATCCAAACAGTCTGAAGTTTCTGCCTGGGCGGACAGTTTTAGAGGAGGGGACCATGAATTTTGCTGGCCCCCGTGATGCATTCTGCTCACCGTTAGCCAG ACAGTTGTTTAGGATCGATGGAGTCAAGAGTGTGTTCCTGGGCCCTGATTTTATCACCATCACAAAG TCCAATGAAACAGTGGAATGGAAAGTAATTAAACCTGACGTTTATGCGGCTATCATGGACTTCTATACTTCTGGGCTTCCAGTTGTGAATGAAGGCAGCAAGCCAAGCGCAGACACAG CGCCATCAGAGGACGATGATGAAGTAGTTGCTATGATCAAAGAGCTGCTGGATACACGAATAAG GCCAACAGTGCAGGAGGACGGAGGCGACGTTCTGTACCGGGGATTTGACGATGGCATTGTTAAACTGAAGCTGCAGGGCGCCTGTACCAGTTGTCCCAGTTCCATTGTTACTCTGAAGAATGGAATCCAAAACATGCTGCAGTTTTATATACCTGAAGTTGAAGCAGTTGAAGAg GTaaaagaggatgaggaggcGGCTCAAGTTTAA
- the gfpt1 gene encoding glutamine--fructose-6-phosphate aminotransferase [isomerizing] 1, whose translation MCGIFAYLNYHVPRTRRDILEILLKGLRRLEYRGYDSAGVGIDGGNSKDWESNAKTIKLIKQRGKVKALDEEIHKQQDLDLDVEVDVHLGIAHTRWATHGAPSPVNSHPQRSDKNNEFIVIHNGIITNYKDLKKFLESKGYEFESETDTETIAKLVKYMYDNRESDDINFATLVERVIQQLEGAFALVFKSVHYPGEAVGTRRGSPLLMGVRSDHKLSTDHIPVLYRSSGKEKKSCSSMPRTDQDTCLFPLDEKAVEYYFASDASAVIEHTNRVIFLEDDDVAAVMEGRLSIHRIKRRVGDYPARAIQTLQMELQQIMKGNFSSFMQKEIFEQPESVVNTMRGRINFDNNTVTLGGLKDHIKEIQRCRRLILIACGTSYHAGVATRQVLEELTELPVMVELASDFLDRNTPVFRDDVCFFISQSGETADSLLALRYCKERGALTVGVTNTVGSSISRETDCGVHINAGPEIGVASTKAYTSQFVALIMFALLMCDDRISMQPRRREIIQGLRILPALIKEVLSLDDEIQKLATELYQQKSVLIMGRGYHYATCLEGALKIKEITYMHSEGILAGELKHGPLALVDKLMPVIMIIMRDHTYIKCQNALQQVVARQGRPILICDKDDHETIKNSSRAIKVPHCVDCLQGILSVIPLQLLSFHLAVLRGFDVDCPRNLAKSVTVE comes from the exons ATGTGTG gAATATTTGCTTATCTCAACTACCATGTGCCAAGGACACGCCGAGACATCCTTGAGATCCTCCTTAAAGGTCTCAGACGCCTGGAATACAGAGGCTACGACTCGGCAG GTGTCGGCATCGACGGAGGCAACAGCAAGGACTGGGAGTCAAATGCCAAGACTATCAAGCTGATCAAGCAGCGTGGAAAAGTTAAGGCTCTCGATGAGGAGATTCACA AGCAGCAAGATCTTGACTTGGATGTGGAAGTTGATGTTCACCTTGGCATCGCTCACACCCGCTGGGCGACGCACGGCGCTCCCAGCCCAGTCAACAGTCATCCACAAAGATCAGACAAGAACAATG AGTTTATTGTGATTCACAATGGGATTATTACCAACTACAAGGACCTGAAGAAGTTTCTG GAGAGCAAAGGCTATGAATTTGAGTCGGAGACAGACACTGAGACCATTGCCAAGCTGGTGAAGTACATGTATGACAATCGGGAAAGTGATGACATCAACTTTGCCACACTGGTAGAGCGTGTGATCCAGCAGCTG GAAGGAGCTTTTGCCCTGGTTTTCAAGAGTGTCCATTACCCCGGAGAGGCAGTTGGCACAAG GAGGGGAAGTCCTCTCCTGATGGGAGTGCGCAGTGATCACAAGCTGTCCACTGATCATATTCCAGTGCTCTACCGCTCCT ctggaaaagagaaaaagagctGCAGTTCCATGCCGAGGACAGACCAGGACACTTGCCTGTTCCCATTGGATGAGAAAGCCGTGGAGTACTACTTTGCATCTGACGCAAG CGCTGTAATCGAGCACACAAACCGGGTGATCTTCCTGGAGGATGATGATGTTGCTGCCGTGATGGAAGGCCGGCTGTCCATCCACAGGATAAAGCGCCGGGTGGGGGACTACCCGGCCCGCGCCATCCAGACTCTGCAGATGGAGCTACAGCAGATTATGAAGG GCAACTTCAGCTCCTTCATGCAGAAGGAGATCTTTGAGCAGCCGGAGTCTGTGGTGAATACCATGAGAGGAAGAATCAACTTTGACAACAACACAG TTACACTGGGTGGACTGAAAGACCACATCAAAGAAATCCAAAGATGTCGGCGACTAATCCTTATTGCTTGTGGCACCAGCTACCATGCTGGAGTAGCT ACCCGCCAGGTTCTGGAGGAGCTTACCGAGCTGCCCGTCATGGTAGAACTGGCGAGCGATTTCTTGGACAGAAACACCCCGGTCTTCCGAGACGATGTCTGCTTTTTTATCAGCCAGTCAG GGGAGACCGCCGACAGCCTCTTGGCTCTGCGCTACTGTAAGGAGAGAGGCGCTCTGACTGTTGGCGTCACCAACACGGTGGGGAGCTCCATCTCCAGGGAGACGGACTGTGGAGTTCACATTAATGCTGGTCCAGAGATTGGAGTAGCCAGCACCAAG gcCTACACCAGCCAGTTTGTGGCTCTGATCATGTTCGCGCTGTTGATGTGCGATGACAGAATTTCCATGCAGCCCAGACGCCGTGAAATAATCCAGGGCCTGAGAATTCTTCCAG ctCTGATAAAGGAGGTCCTCAGTTTGGATGATGAGATCCAGAAGTTGGCGACCGAGCTGTACCAGCAGAAGAGCGTGCTGATCATGGGCAGAGGCTACCATTATGCAACATGCTTGGAAGGAGCGCTG AAAATCAAGGAAATTACCTACATGCATTCGGAGGGTATCCTGGCAGGAGAGCTGAAGCACGGTCCACTGGCTCTAGTAGACAAACTCATGCCCGTTATCATGATCATCATGAGAGACCACACCTACATCAAATGCCAGAACGCCCTTCAACAAGTCGTCGCGCGTCAG GGTCGCCCCATTTTGATCTGTGACAAAGACGACCACGAAACCATCAAAAACTCTTCCCGCGCCATCAAAGTGCCTCACTGTGTCGACTGCCTGCAGGGCATCCTGAGCGTCAtccctctgcagctgctgtcctTCCACCTGGCCGTCCTCAGAGGATTCGAC GTGGACTGTCCAAGAAACCTGGCCAAGTCTGTGACTGTAGAGTAA